In Candidatus Bathyarchaeia archaeon, the following are encoded in one genomic region:
- a CDS encoding QueT transporter family protein has translation MKFSSTEVALIAFFAATYAIGVTFLAPISFDPRFQIRVADAFLPLSIIFGFPAALGLGLGCFIANFFGPYGFIDAVIGGIANFAACMLAWFIGGDSVKRRFLGCLTETITITVIVGGYLSLLLGIPIEISLLGLFIGSLISINILGFVLLEALNKKKVVGDILKGRIKAS, from the coding sequence TTGAAATTTAGTAGTACTGAGGTGGCATTAATAGCGTTCTTTGCAGCCACATATGCTATTGGCGTCACGTTTTTAGCGCCTATAAGCTTTGATCCTAGATTTCAGATAAGAGTTGCGGATGCGTTTCTTCCTCTTTCGATAATTTTTGGTTTTCCAGCGGCATTAGGATTAGGCTTGGGCTGTTTTATCGCAAATTTCTTTGGTCCCTATGGATTTATTGATGCTGTTATTGGAGGAATCGCAAATTTTGCGGCATGTATGTTAGCATGGTTTATTGGTGGAGATAGCGTTAAGCGTAGATTTTTGGGTTGCTTAACGGAAACTATTACCATAACGGTTATTGTGGGGGGTTATCTATCGCTTCTACTAGGGATACCGATTGAAATAAGCTTACTTGGATTATTTATTGGCTCTTTAATATCAATCAACATTCTTGGCTTCGTACTCCTAGAAGCCCTAAATAAGAAGAAGGTGGTAGGAGATATATTGAAAGGACGGATAAAAGCTTCTTAA
- a CDS encoding FGGY family carbohydrate kinase → MGKATKEHMFIEGLPPGHKEQDPSVWVNALIDTIRSAIKSSGVNPRDIRAIGVSGQQHGLVPLDEYGRVIRPAKLWNDTSTFRESKYLIRKLGGLIRVISVNER, encoded by the coding sequence TTGGGTAAAGCGACAAAGGAGCATATGTTTATAGAGGGGTTACCTCCAGGACATAAGGAGCAGGATCCTTCCGTTTGGGTTAACGCCCTCATCGACACTATCAGGTCGGCTATAAAAAGTTCCGGTGTTAACCCCAGAGATATTAGGGCTATAGGTGTTTCAGGACAGCAACATGGATTGGTGCCTTTAGATGAGTATGGACGGGTTATTAGGCCAGCTAAGCTCTGGAATGACACTAGTACTTTTAGGGAAAGCAAGTACCTAATTAGGAAGCTTGGTGGATTAATTAGGGTTATTAGCGTTAATGAACGTTAG
- a CDS encoding FGGY family carbohydrate kinase, which yields MNVRTRTWCREVLEAIDPNLEEKLPPLQSSDKPAGFIRREIAEMFGFRDDVLVSAGGGDNMMGAIGTGNTRKGIVTASFGTSGTIYAYSDAPIIDYKGEVAAFCDSTSAWLPLVCTMNVTVSTEFIRDLFNVAHDELTNIIEETPVGSEGLLLLPYFEGRGHLMFRMGQESSLD from the coding sequence ATGAACGTTAGGACGAGAACATGGTGCAGGGAAGTTTTAGAAGCTATTGATCCAAACCTTGAGGAGAAGCTTCCACCCTTACAGAGCTCCGATAAACCAGCTGGCTTCATCAGAAGAGAGATCGCTGAAATGTTTGGTTTTAGGGATGATGTTCTTGTCAGCGCTGGTGGAGGAGACAATATGATGGGCGCTATTGGGACTGGAAATACACGTAAGGGAATTGTAACAGCAAGCTTTGGAACCTCCGGCACCATATATGCTTATTCGGATGCCCCGATAATCGACTATAAGGGTGAGGTGGCGGCTTTTTGTGATTCAACGAGCGCCTGGCTACCATTAGTGTGCACCATGAATGTAACTGTTTCAACCGAATTCATTAGAGACCTATTTAATGTGGCGCATGATGAGTTAACAAATATTATTGAGGAAACACCGGTAGGTTCAGAGGGACTCCTACTTCTACCATATTTTGAGGGGAGAGGACACCTAATGTTCCGAATGGGACAGGAGTCTTCTTTGGATTAA
- the cdhA gene encoding CO dehydrogenase/acetyl-CoA synthase complex subunit alpha, whose amino-acid sequence MSFKKDIHVRIGEIKSDIGFLKDLEISIGKIIEEEWAEEAGPTPFPSIVDLRDWDLKLLQRYKPFYMPFCDLCCLCTFGKCDLTGDKRGACGLNMAGQQSRIVLLACCIGAATHISHARHLIDHLIKKFGRDHPIDVGGLNVEVEAPVTRLVCGIKPKTLGDLEDVLGYLERELTRLLAATHTGQEESNLDFESKVFHAGMIDHVGLEIADIAQISALGFPRAEPEAPLADIGLGVVDYAKPVILVIGHNVPPAAEIVDYLMKNGLYGGVEVTGLCCTAHDVTRYNPKAKIIGPISWQLRFIRSGVADVVVVDEQCIRADMLIEAQKIKAPVIATSDVNCMGLPNRTRDEADRIVEDLVSGRQQGALILNPAKAAEVAVKTALLVAPRRMKFKALPDVSDIIEGARNCRKCDECRRACLNDLPIREALAKALEGSLDALASLYDECVGCARCESACPINLPLHSFIVRAAERRLKEEKYKIRVGRGAIQDVEIRNVGSPIVLGEIPGVVAFVGCANYPRGGAEVAEMAVEFAKRRYIVVASGCAAMSIAMYKDEEGKSPYEIFPGVFDAGGIVNVGSCVANAHIAGAAIKIASIFAKRRLRGNYEEIADYILNRVGAVGVAWGAMSQKAAAIASGFWRLGVPVIVGPHGLKYRRMLLGRKDKPEDWYVYDARTGEKVYIGPAPEHLFYAAETKEEAMVMIAKLCIRPNDTTKGRSIKLSHYIDLYKRFFGSMPDDIHLFVRTLADIPITMRDEVIKVLEEKGWKENIIPDPTLLPRLVRRRAGE is encoded by the coding sequence TTGTCCTTCAAAAAAGACATACATGTCAGGATTGGGGAAATAAAGAGTGATATAGGTTTTTTAAAGGATCTCGAGATTTCTATCGGCAAAATAATTGAGGAGGAATGGGCTGAGGAGGCCGGTCCAACACCCTTTCCCTCAATAGTCGACTTAAGGGATTGGGATCTCAAGCTTCTACAACGTTATAAGCCCTTTTATATGCCCTTTTGCGATCTCTGCTGTCTCTGCACTTTTGGGAAATGTGACTTGACGGGTGATAAGCGTGGTGCATGCGGGCTGAATATGGCTGGTCAGCAGTCACGCATAGTTCTTTTAGCATGTTGCATAGGTGCTGCGACGCATATATCTCATGCTAGACATTTAATTGATCATTTAATAAAAAAATTTGGACGTGACCATCCAATAGATGTTGGGGGCTTAAATGTTGAGGTTGAGGCTCCAGTAACCCGTCTAGTCTGCGGTATTAAGCCTAAAACCTTAGGCGACCTAGAGGATGTATTGGGCTATCTTGAGCGTGAATTAACTAGACTTCTTGCAGCTACACATACGGGTCAAGAAGAGAGCAACTTAGATTTTGAATCTAAGGTTTTTCATGCTGGCATGATAGACCATGTAGGCTTGGAGATAGCAGATATAGCGCAGATATCAGCCTTAGGATTCCCGAGGGCTGAGCCGGAAGCCCCGCTTGCAGATATAGGTTTAGGCGTTGTGGATTACGCTAAGCCAGTTATATTGGTTATTGGGCATAATGTTCCCCCAGCCGCTGAGATAGTCGATTATCTCATGAAGAATGGGCTGTATGGCGGTGTTGAAGTTACTGGCTTATGCTGCACGGCACATGATGTTACACGATATAATCCTAAAGCGAAGATTATTGGGCCGATATCATGGCAGCTCAGATTCATCAGAAGCGGTGTGGCCGATGTGGTAGTTGTGGATGAACAATGTATCAGAGCCGACATGCTAATTGAGGCCCAAAAGATTAAGGCGCCGGTTATAGCGACAAGCGACGTAAACTGCATGGGTCTACCAAATAGAACAAGAGACGAAGCTGACAGAATAGTTGAGGACTTAGTCTCCGGTAGGCAGCAGGGTGCGTTAATCCTCAACCCAGCTAAGGCCGCTGAGGTTGCGGTTAAGACGGCTCTTCTCGTTGCGCCTAGGAGGATGAAGTTTAAAGCTCTACCGGATGTCAGCGATATAATTGAGGGCGCTAGAAACTGCCGCAAATGTGATGAGTGTAGAAGGGCTTGCCTAAATGACCTACCGATAAGAGAGGCTTTGGCGAAAGCATTAGAGGGGAGCCTAGACGCCCTAGCCAGCCTATATGATGAGTGCGTTGGCTGCGCTAGGTGTGAGAGCGCATGCCCAATAAACCTGCCCCTCCATAGTTTTATAGTTAGGGCTGCCGAGAGGAGACTGAAGGAAGAGAAGTATAAGATTAGGGTTGGGAGGGGCGCCATACAGGACGTTGAGATTAGGAATGTTGGAAGCCCAATTGTTTTAGGCGAGATACCGGGCGTGGTCGCCTTCGTTGGATGCGCCAACTACCCGAGGGGCGGCGCCGAGGTTGCTGAGATGGCTGTTGAGTTCGCTAAAAGGCGCTATATTGTTGTAGCATCTGGATGTGCAGCCATGTCAATAGCCATGTATAAGGATGAGGAGGGAAAAAGCCCCTATGAGATTTTTCCAGGCGTATTTGATGCAGGCGGCATAGTTAATGTGGGCTCATGCGTTGCGAACGCCCATATAGCTGGCGCAGCGATAAAGATAGCAAGCATATTTGCTAAGCGTAGGCTGCGTGGGAACTATGAGGAGATAGCTGACTACATACTTAATAGGGTCGGCGCCGTTGGGGTTGCCTGGGGAGCTATGTCGCAGAAAGCTGCTGCCATAGCCAGCGGATTCTGGAGGCTTGGTGTCCCAGTTATCGTTGGTCCTCATGGGTTGAAGTATAGGCGTATGCTGCTTGGCAGAAAGGATAAGCCCGAGGACTGGTATGTTTATGATGCCAGAACAGGCGAGAAAGTTTATATTGGACCAGCTCCTGAGCACCTATTTTACGCCGCTGAAACGAAGGAGGAAGCCATGGTTATGATTGCGAAGCTTTGTATAAGACCAAACGACACAACTAAGGGCAGATCGATTAAGCTATCGCATTACATAGATTTATATAAGCGCTTCTTTGGAAGCATGCCAGACGACATACACCTCTTTGTCCGAACATTAGCGGATATACCGATAACAATGCGCGATGAGGTGATAAAGGTGCTTGAGGAGAAAGGCTGGAAAGAAAATATTATACCAGACCCAACGCTTCTACCGAGACTTGTAAGGAGGAGGGCAGGTGAGTGA
- the cdhB gene encoding CO dehydrogenase/acetyl-CoA synthase complex subunit epsilon → MSAAWQTAEIPGPKKALAITNPQIVSALVKRSKNPILIVGHRAAEIKLGNGTLVDYVIRLAEAAGLPVVSAPSIMGEFIKRGFTRVIGMPLVDIANRLTDPGWMGFDGKGIYDLALFIGFKYYVGWLILSGLKHFSQDLKTVSLDMYYQPHASWSFPNISQDEWKKNLEAIIGGLG, encoded by the coding sequence ATGAGCGCGGCATGGCAGACAGCTGAGATACCTGGGCCGAAGAAGGCGCTTGCAATAACTAATCCACAGATCGTTTCAGCGTTGGTTAAGCGGTCAAAGAATCCTATATTGATTGTTGGACATAGGGCGGCTGAGATAAAATTGGGTAACGGCACTCTTGTAGATTACGTTATACGCTTGGCTGAAGCCGCTGGGCTCCCAGTTGTTTCAGCGCCCAGTATAATGGGCGAATTTATTAAGAGAGGTTTCACGAGGGTTATTGGTATGCCATTAGTTGATATAGCGAATAGGCTTACTGACCCGGGCTGGATGGGTTTTGATGGTAAAGGAATATACGACCTAGCGTTATTTATTGGCTTTAAATATTACGTTGGCTGGCTCATTTTATCTGGCCTAAAACATTTCTCACAGGATCTTAAGACAGTCTCGCTTGATATGTATTACCAGCCACATGCATCATGGTCATTTCCAAATATCTCCCAGGATGAATGGAAGAAGAATCTTGAGGCGATAATTGGTGGTTTAGGGTGA